In Aggregatibacter sp. 2125159857, one DNA window encodes the following:
- the gnd gene encoding decarboxylating NADP(+)-dependent phosphogluconate dehydrogenase, which yields MSVKGDIGVIGLAVMGQNLILNMNDHGFKVVAYNRTTSKVDEFLQGAAKGTNIIGAYSLEDLASKLEKPRKVMLMVRAGDVVDQFIDALLPHLEEGDIIIDGGNSNYPDTNRRVAALREKGIRFIGTGVSGGEEGARHGPSIMPGGNEEAWRFVKPVLQAISAKTDKGEACCDWVGKDGAGHFVKMVHNGIEYGDMQLICEAYQFLKEGVGLSDDELEATFKAWRNTELDSYLIDITADILGYKDEDGNRLVDKILDTAGQKGTGKWTGINALDFGIPLTLITESVFARCVSAFKDQRVAASQLFGKTIGKVEGDKNVWIEAVRKALLASKIISYAQGFMLIREASENFNWNINYGNTALLWREGCIIRSRFLGNIRDAYEANPDLIFLGSDSYFKGILENAMGEWRKVVAKSIEVGIPMPCMASAITFLDGYTSARLPANLLQAQRDYFGAHTYERTDKPRGEFFHTNWTGRGGNTASTTYDV from the coding sequence ATGTCAGTAAAAGGCGACATCGGTGTTATCGGCTTAGCCGTGATGGGGCAGAACCTCATTTTAAATATGAACGACCACGGGTTTAAAGTGGTGGCGTATAACCGTACCACATCCAAAGTGGATGAATTTTTACAAGGTGCGGCAAAAGGCACGAACATTATCGGCGCATACTCTTTAGAAGATTTAGCTTCTAAATTAGAAAAACCACGCAAAGTAATGTTAATGGTGCGCGCGGGTGATGTAGTGGATCAATTCATTGATGCATTACTCCCCCACTTAGAAGAAGGCGACATCATTATTGATGGCGGAAACTCAAACTATCCGGACACCAACCGTCGTGTGGCGGCGTTGCGTGAAAAAGGCATTCGCTTTATCGGCACCGGCGTTTCCGGTGGTGAAGAGGGCGCGCGCCACGGGCCATCTATTATGCCGGGCGGTAACGAAGAAGCATGGCGATTCGTAAAACCGGTATTACAAGCGATTTCCGCCAAAACCGACAAAGGCGAAGCGTGCTGTGATTGGGTGGGCAAAGATGGCGCAGGCCATTTCGTAAAAATGGTGCATAACGGCATTGAATACGGCGATATGCAATTAATTTGCGAAGCCTACCAATTCTTAAAAGAAGGCGTGGGCTTGTCTGACGATGAATTGGAAGCCACTTTCAAAGCATGGCGCAACACCGAATTAGACAGCTACTTAATCGACATCACCGCCGATATTCTTGGCTATAAAGATGAAGACGGTAACCGCCTTGTGGATAAAATTTTAGATACGGCAGGGCAAAAAGGTACGGGCAAATGGACGGGGATCAATGCCCTTGATTTCGGTATTCCATTGACCTTAATCACCGAATCCGTGTTCGCCCGTTGCGTATCTGCTTTTAAAGATCAACGCGTTGCCGCAAGCCAATTATTCGGCAAAACCATTGGCAAAGTGGAAGGCGATAAAAATGTATGGATTGAAGCGGTGCGCAAAGCCTTGTTGGCGTCAAAAATCATTTCTTACGCACAAGGCTTTATGTTGATTCGTGAAGCGTCTGAAAACTTCAACTGGAACATCAACTACGGCAACACCGCCTTGTTATGGCGCGAAGGCTGTATTATTCGCAGCCGTTTCTTAGGCAACATTCGCGATGCGTATGAAGCGAACCCGGATTTAATCTTCTTAGGTTCCGACAGCTACTTCAAAGGCATTTTAGAAAACGCCATGGGCGAATGGCGCAAAGTGGTGGCAAAATCCATCGAAGTCGGCATTCCAATGCCATGTATGGCGTCTGCGATTACCTTCTTAGACGGTTACACTTCCGCCCGCCTGCCGGCAAATCTGTTGCAAGCGCAACGTGACTACTTCGGCGCGCACACTTACGAACGCACCGACAAACCACGCGGCGAATTCTTCCACACCAACTGGACGGGGCGCGGCGGCAATACCGCATCCACCACGTATGATGTCTAA
- a CDS encoding MFS transporter, protein MQRFGNANKATSLTKQDWAILATTAGFKFCVVAFYMIGLITMLKEMGFDLKQLSWFYLLGGMEMAKFIVSPLIERYRLKRIGQFRGWLCFSSLIIFIALFILHFIQPQRDFTLLMVACVLLNLSSLFFGCAALGLTCAILPFEQRGFGGVIQVIAGRVGKMLGGGLVLLIYHHYGWQSAVDLISVFALLLILQISLYSEPTVAAEPQNPPLRFLFTRFFHFWQQPHISFRWLILLLFVFIPSGMVVSSFIPRLNALGWSSQHIGLLLSVFEPLFAIAFAPLSGLLLKKYSRVSVTQWVLFSQIFAFCLFILFEYVGTDFPYLIAAPILLLSITYALLVPCLLAMIMDKSNQTYATLDSALQFSVALFGAYLAGFVSLRLAHAFDYLTVYLSATFIAVGIWRFLGCRKEAF, encoded by the coding sequence ATGCAGCGTTTTGGCAATGCCAACAAGGCAACATCACTCACTAAACAGGATTGGGCAATCCTTGCCACGACCGCCGGCTTTAAATTCTGCGTAGTGGCGTTTTATATGATTGGCCTCATCACCATGTTAAAAGAGATGGGGTTCGATCTTAAACAGCTTAGTTGGTTCTATTTGCTTGGTGGAATGGAAATGGCGAAATTCATCGTTTCACCATTAATTGAACGCTATCGTCTCAAGCGTATCGGGCAATTTCGCGGCTGGTTATGCTTTTCCTCGCTAATCATTTTTATTGCTCTGTTTATTTTGCATTTCATCCAGCCACAACGGGATTTTACGCTGCTTATGGTGGCGTGTGTGCTATTGAACCTAAGCAGTCTATTTTTTGGTTGTGCGGCGTTGGGGCTGACGTGTGCCATCCTGCCTTTTGAGCAACGTGGCTTTGGCGGTGTCATTCAGGTGATCGCAGGACGTGTAGGTAAAATGCTTGGCGGTGGTTTAGTGTTATTGATTTATCATCATTACGGCTGGCAAAGTGCGGTGGATTTAATCAGTGTTTTTGCGCTACTGCTGATTCTACAAATCAGCCTATATTCCGAACCTACAGTTGCTGCTGAACCGCAAAATCCGCCATTACGTTTTTTATTCACACGCTTTTTCCACTTTTGGCAACAACCGCACATTTCATTTCGTTGGTTGATTTTATTGTTATTTGTGTTTATTCCCAGCGGCATGGTGGTCAGTAGTTTCATTCCGCGTCTAAATGCCTTGGGTTGGAGCAGCCAACACATTGGGCTATTACTTTCCGTATTCGAACCCCTTTTTGCTATCGCCTTTGCGCCGCTAAGTGGTCTATTACTCAAAAAATATTCTCGGGTTTCTGTCACCCAATGGGTATTATTTAGCCAAATCTTTGCCTTCTGCTTATTTATTTTATTTGAATATGTCGGCACGGATTTTCCTTATCTTATCGCTGCGCCGATTTTATTGTTAAGCATCACATACGCGTTGCTGGTGCCGTGCTTGCTCGCCATGATTATGGATAAATCCAATCAAACTTACGCCACGCTCGACAGCGCATTGCAATTCTCTGTCGCCCTCTTCGGCGCCTACCTAGCAGGCTTTGTCTCCCTCCGTCTCGCGCATGCCTTTGACTATCTCACAGTTTACCTCTCCGCCACCTTCATTGCCGTTGGAATATGGCGATTTTTGGGATGCCGAAAAGAAGCATTCTGA
- a CDS encoding ABC transporter ATP-binding protein, with amino-acid sequence MQSYFNPETQRVKSLWQTYHALFAAAQQQQSAFLRCLAFAALSATLFGVAIGLLYPLLLALEQTEAGQSAVIFWSVLCGVLLIVSLLFRIWAEYYDTKGDSFLATYQLRRQLGEKLRRVSLAVLSGFRAGELSAVAIQSINEATNYAFSLISILIYGIVTPVSAALCLCFFDYRFGLLIFIIFPLIVPLYLWRRKAFRRGFSTLAEANQRLKGETIEFVQGLEILKSTGQTENKQHIFNRVIEDVANIQRIGTKKGERPNLIITSSIQLSLIAVLIVGTFWVISGSSHWVLLATVLILIARISDVLNFFVQMSSLLEIFVISCEKFEKLMALPELAENNGSRLPTDYRIRYEHIRFGYNAEKNILNNINLDIKPNSLNAFVGTSGCGKTTLLRLLLRYADPQSGRITIGGIDIRDVSQEQLMRLISVVFQDVYLFQDSVLNNIRMAKPNATDEEVIHACKLAQCHDFIQALPQGYQTQVNEIGSNFSGGEKQRLAIARAILKDAPILILDEPTASLDTRNELAVQKALDQLVKDKTVLIIAHRLSTIVGAHCIYVLENGNIAEQGTHQTLLEQKGRYAAFWQCQQGNITH; translated from the coding sequence ATGCAATCTTACTTTAATCCTGAAACTCAACGCGTAAAAAGCCTGTGGCAAACTTATCACGCCTTATTTGCCGCCGCCCAACAGCAACAAAGCGCATTCTTACGCTGTCTCGCTTTTGCAGCACTGTCTGCAACCTTATTCGGCGTGGCTATCGGCTTGCTGTATCCGCTGCTTTTGGCATTAGAACAAACCGAGGCAGGGCAAAGTGCGGTCATTTTTTGGAGTGTTTTATGTGGCGTGCTTTTAATCGTCAGCCTCCTTTTCCGCATTTGGGCGGAATATTATGACACCAAAGGCGATTCATTTTTGGCGACATATCAATTAAGACGTCAACTGGGCGAAAAACTTCGCCGCGTATCTCTTGCCGTCCTCAGTGGATTTCGTGCAGGCGAACTCAGTGCCGTTGCCATCCAAAGTATTAATGAAGCGACGAATTACGCTTTCAGTTTAATCAGTATTCTAATTTACGGCATCGTAACACCGGTGTCTGCCGCCCTTTGTCTTTGTTTCTTTGATTACCGCTTTGGGCTGCTGATCTTCATTATTTTTCCGCTTATCGTGCCACTTTATTTATGGCGGAGAAAAGCTTTCCGTCGTGGATTTAGTACTTTGGCAGAAGCTAATCAGCGACTTAAAGGCGAAACCATTGAGTTTGTGCAAGGTTTGGAAATTCTGAAATCAACAGGGCAGACTGAAAACAAACAACATATTTTCAACCGTGTGATTGAAGATGTGGCAAACATTCAACGCATCGGCACAAAAAAAGGCGAGCGCCCGAATTTGATTATTACCTCAAGCATTCAATTAAGTCTTATTGCGGTATTAATTGTTGGCACATTTTGGGTGATTTCCGGTAGCTCCCATTGGGTATTGTTAGCCACGGTACTGATTTTAATTGCCCGAATTTCAGATGTATTGAACTTCTTTGTGCAAATGTCCTCGCTCTTAGAAATTTTTGTGATCAGCTGTGAAAAATTTGAAAAACTGATGGCATTACCTGAATTGGCGGAAAATAATGGCAGCAGATTACCCACAGATTATCGCATTCGTTATGAGCATATCCGCTTTGGTTACAATGCCGAAAAAAACATCCTAAACAACATTAATCTGGACATAAAACCTAACAGCCTCAATGCTTTTGTGGGTACTAGCGGTTGTGGTAAAACAACATTACTCCGATTGTTGTTGCGTTATGCTGATCCGCAATCAGGACGAATTACGATCGGTGGTATCGATATTCGGGATGTTAGCCAAGAACAGCTCATGAGATTAATTTCTGTGGTGTTTCAAGACGTTTATTTATTCCAAGACAGCGTATTAAATAACATCCGAATGGCAAAACCCAATGCCACCGATGAAGAGGTGATTCACGCCTGTAAACTCGCCCAATGCCATGATTTTATTCAGGCATTACCACAGGGGTATCAAACTCAAGTTAATGAAATTGGGAGTAATTTTTCCGGCGGTGAAAAGCAACGACTTGCGATTGCCCGCGCGATTTTAAAAGACGCACCGATTCTCATTTTAGATGAACCAACAGCATCGTTGGATACTCGTAATGAGCTGGCAGTGCAAAAGGCGTTGGATCAGCTGGTTAAAGACAAAACCGTGTTGATTATTGCTCACCGACTTTCCACCATTGTGGGCGCGCATTGCATTTATGTGTTGGAAAACGGCAACATTGCCGAACAAGGCACGCATCAAACACTCTTAGAACAAAAAGGACGTTATGCAGCGTTTTGGCAATGCCAACAAGGCAACATCACTCACTAA
- a CDS encoding ABC transporter ATP-binding protein: MALQAPEKTTLLNLLLRFWDVDSVKITLGGADIRHMEQDQLMKYCSVVFQDNFLFSCSIAENIAYGIENVTEEAIINAAKQARIHDFIMTLPEQYQTKVGERGQLLSGGQKQRISIARAFLQNRPILLLDEPTAFSDVKNEADLMQAFHALMQNKTVIMVAHRLSSITQADQIIYLENGKIIAQGNHQALLQTNVAYQTLWAEYQQAKSWTIH; encoded by the coding sequence TTGGCACTTCAGGCTCCGGAAAAAACCACTTTACTCAATTTGCTGTTGCGTTTTTGGGATGTCGATAGCGTAAAAATCACCTTAGGTGGTGCGGATATTCGTCATATGGAACAGGATCAACTCATGAAATATTGTTCGGTCGTATTTCAGGATAATTTCTTATTTTCTTGCTCTATTGCCGAAAACATCGCTTACGGCATAGAAAATGTGACGGAAGAAGCCATTATCAATGCCGCCAAACAAGCCCGTATTCATGACTTTATTATGACCTTGCCGGAGCAATATCAAACGAAAGTGGGTGAACGCGGACAATTATTGTCAGGCGGACAAAAACAACGTATCAGTATAGCCCGAGCCTTTTTACAAAATCGCCCGATTTTATTGTTAGACGAACCCACTGCCTTTTCCGATGTGAAAAACGAGGCGGATTTAATGCAGGCATTTCATGCGCTGATGCAAAATAAAACAGTGATCATGGTGGCGCATCGCCTGTCTAGCATTACCCAAGCCGATCAAATTATTTATTTAGAGAACGGCAAAATCATTGCTCAAGGAAATCACCAAGCCTTGTTGCAAACCAATGTCGCCTATCAAACCCTTTGGGCAGAATATCAACAGGCAAAATCTTGGACGATACATTAG
- a CDS encoding ABC transporter ATP-binding protein — protein MSQQHQQICQPVAAQLRASMWLATFAQGLKIGIWLLMVHIVFTVSQSLTFPYWQIFALLATSILYYTCKIKAHDKSHYAAFELEKMLRQQLAKKISQLSLGKVNEIGSGGLTKVLCDDVNELHTFVADAPPLKAEAYSTPIFVLAALFWLNWQMALAVVIFLVVLFTILQRLMQKSRLNYRDYGAAVSRINSAIIEYIQGMSTIRTFDAGQSSYSRFSTALENFNQVIFAFLAKVGAPTRLARSLFTPMPIMLFLIVLGVYLHSLALLSTFGFFAFLVLAAWLIETMHPYMGLFHLLERSRAAIERINEIKTLENATALLPLQTPKGYAVQFEQVNFSYDADKATVKNIDFSVPQNSFTAIIGTSGSGKNHFTQFAVAFLGCR, from the coding sequence ATGAGTCAGCAACACCAACAAATTTGCCAACCTGTTGCCGCGCAATTACGCGCCTCAATGTGGTTGGCAACCTTCGCGCAAGGCTTAAAAATCGGGATTTGGCTTTTGATGGTCCACATTGTGTTCACCGTCAGCCAATCTCTTACGTTTCCTTATTGGCAGATTTTTGCGCTGCTTGCCACGTCCATTTTGTATTACACCTGCAAAATTAAAGCACACGACAAATCTCATTATGCGGCCTTTGAATTGGAAAAAATGCTACGCCAACAGCTTGCGAAAAAAATCAGTCAATTATCGTTAGGCAAAGTCAATGAAATCGGTTCAGGCGGTTTAACCAAAGTGCTGTGCGATGACGTAAACGAATTACACACCTTTGTTGCCGATGCACCGCCCCTTAAAGCAGAGGCTTATTCCACACCGATTTTCGTGTTGGCGGCATTATTTTGGTTAAATTGGCAAATGGCATTGGCTGTGGTGATTTTCCTTGTCGTGTTGTTTACGATTCTGCAACGTTTAATGCAAAAAAGTCGGTTGAATTATCGTGATTACGGTGCTGCCGTGAGCCGAATCAATAGCGCGATTATTGAATATATTCAAGGCATGAGCACGATTCGTACCTTCGATGCGGGACAAAGTTCGTACAGCCGTTTTAGCACCGCATTGGAAAATTTTAATCAGGTTATATTCGCTTTTTTAGCCAAAGTGGGCGCACCAACACGCCTTGCTCGTTCGCTTTTTACACCAATGCCGATTATGCTGTTTTTGATCGTGTTGGGCGTGTATTTACACTCGCTTGCGCTGCTTTCCACCTTTGGCTTTTTTGCCTTTTTAGTATTAGCCGCCTGGTTAATTGAAACCATGCATCCATACATGGGACTGTTTCATTTGTTGGAACGTTCCCGCGCCGCCATTGAACGCATTAACGAAATCAAAACGTTGGAAAATGCCACCGCACTTTTGCCGCTACAAACGCCGAAGGGGTATGCTGTTCAATTTGAACAGGTCAATTTCAGCTATGATGCCGACAAAGCAACAGTGAAAAATATCGACTTCAGCGTACCGCAAAATAGTTTTACTGCCATTATTGGCACTTCAGGCTCCGGAAAAAACCACTTTACTCAATTTGCTGTTGCGTTTTTGGGATGTCGATAG
- a CDS encoding TonB-dependent receptor, whose protein sequence is MNKLSPRLSLISLCLISAYSFYSHAEESHQTTVLDEITVTGEKFERSQSSTGSSTSVVTAEQLKREANLLSATQLLKRDVNILDTGLGNDLPTVRGVDGSGPAVGAVAFFAGSRPRLNMQIDGRTSSYNELAFGTKSLWDMKQVEIYRGAQSYAQGRNAIAGAVVMTSNDPTQEWEGAAKLHMGNHRLAQTAALISGPVVKDELAFRLSVDHQQRETAVDLPHYDPVGNPRWFKATNTRAKLLWTPSALPDLYSRLTFNHLNARAPQSETELQPNSPRYTPERPVFQTRSASTIWDIGYQLSEHWKWENKLVYTHFIHDRKTTSPFNTALPPNRRGVPARVDGNEFQIEPIVKYESEKYRGLFGLFYFNAKQDESVTMLNGRIARTPITTNFNDKTKTKAAFGEITFTPDIPFELTLSARYEQEHHQRKGKSAMFSINRDKKYNVFLPKADIAWKVNDDQRLGFKVGKGYNPGGAGVTFGVPYTSYEYDAEYVWNYELYHRWTSADKRLRINSNLFYNDYKDMQLPFTLGPNSIVIRNADKVITYGAEINTEWQATEKLALNAGIGMLKTDIKRYPNSGIEGNKLARAPSFSGKVGANYRLLDHLEIGTNYSYNSSYYSTADNLANGKVGHYDQLDVYLAYDFKHARITLYADNVLNSRKDILLVPRSGDITRQPERQIGLSTELRF, encoded by the coding sequence ATGAACAAGTTATCCCCACGACTCAGCCTCATTAGCCTTTGCCTGATAAGTGCCTATTCTTTTTATAGCCATGCCGAAGAAAGTCATCAGACCACAGTACTAGACGAAATCACTGTGACCGGTGAAAAATTCGAGCGTAGTCAATCTTCGACTGGTTCAAGCACCTCCGTGGTAACCGCCGAACAACTCAAACGAGAAGCCAATTTACTGTCTGCGACCCAATTATTAAAACGCGATGTGAATATTTTAGACACCGGCTTGGGCAATGACTTACCCACTGTGCGTGGCGTTGACGGGTCCGGCCCGGCGGTAGGTGCGGTGGCATTTTTTGCCGGTTCACGCCCAAGACTAAATATGCAAATTGACGGTAGAACGTCCAGCTATAACGAACTGGCATTCGGTACAAAATCCCTCTGGGATATGAAACAGGTGGAAATCTACCGTGGGGCGCAAAGCTATGCCCAAGGGCGTAACGCCATTGCCGGTGCGGTGGTCATGACCAGCAATGACCCAACGCAAGAATGGGAAGGCGCTGCGAAATTGCATATGGGGAATCATCGATTGGCGCAAACAGCAGCCCTGATTTCAGGCCCGGTGGTGAAAGACGAATTGGCGTTTCGTTTAAGCGTAGATCATCAACAACGAGAAACGGCTGTGGATTTACCGCATTATGATCCCGTCGGTAACCCACGTTGGTTTAAAGCCACCAATACCCGCGCCAAATTACTGTGGACGCCGTCTGCCCTGCCGGATCTCTATAGCCGTTTAACATTCAATCATTTAAACGCACGAGCGCCACAAAGCGAAACAGAGTTACAACCTAATTCACCACGTTACACGCCTGAACGCCCGGTATTCCAAACGCGCTCTGCCAGCACTATTTGGGACATTGGTTATCAACTCTCAGAGCATTGGAAATGGGAAAATAAATTGGTTTATACCCACTTTATTCACGATAGAAAAACAACTTCGCCATTCAACACCGCATTGCCGCCAAATCGTCGAGGTGTTCCGGCTCGCGTTGATGGTAATGAATTCCAAATTGAACCCATTGTAAAATACGAAAGCGAAAAATACCGTGGTTTATTCGGTTTGTTCTATTTCAATGCGAAACAAGATGAAAGTGTTACGATGCTCAACGGGCGCATTGCTCGCACGCCGATTACGACAAATTTTAATGATAAAACGAAAACCAAGGCGGCCTTTGGTGAAATTACCTTTACGCCGGATATTCCGTTTGAATTGACGCTTTCTGCTCGCTATGAACAGGAACATCATCAACGTAAAGGCAAGAGTGCGATGTTTTCCATCAATCGGGATAAAAAATACAATGTCTTCCTGCCAAAAGCAGACATTGCATGGAAAGTTAACGACGATCAACGCTTAGGCTTTAAAGTAGGCAAAGGTTACAACCCGGGCGGTGCCGGTGTGACTTTCGGTGTGCCGTACACCAGCTATGAATATGACGCGGAATATGTCTGGAACTACGAACTTTATCATCGTTGGACATCCGCAGATAAACGCCTACGCATTAACAGCAACCTATTCTATAACGACTACAAAGACATGCAGTTACCGTTCACCCTTGGTCCAAATTCCATCGTGATCCGCAATGCCGATAAAGTCATTACCTATGGTGCGGAAATCAATACCGAATGGCAGGCCACGGAGAAACTGGCACTTAACGCAGGCATTGGGATGTTAAAAACCGATATCAAACGTTATCCAAACAGCGGCATTGAAGGGAATAAACTTGCTCGCGCACCAAGTTTTAGTGGAAAAGTGGGAGCCAATTATCGTCTTCTTGACCACCTAGAAATTGGCACTAATTACAGCTATAACAGTAGTTATTATTCCACTGCCGACAACTTAGCCAATGGTAAAGTAGGGCATTATGACCAACTTGATGTTTATTTAGCGTACGACTTTAAGCACGCCAGAATCACGCTTTATGCCGACAACGTGCTTAACTCACGCAAAGATATCTTACTCGTACCGCGCTCTGGCGACATTACTCGTCAGCCGGAACGTCAAATTGGACTATCCACCGAGTTAAGATTTTAA
- a CDS encoding TetR/AcrR family transcriptional regulator, which translates to MKKDIFLKQVATELFYQQGWRLTSVAEICRAAGVSRVTFYKYFPTKQDLVKCIFEEQKNNMRREFDRLLATEADLATVIQQILTMQQESMATLYSTAVLHDLNHDQDETLQTFFRQMAQEKYHYMHYFFSTLQQRKSVRDDFPVILIDVLIQKMDEMIHSSVLQQHYAGKEQQLFKDVLQLFMHGIAYQKNAA; encoded by the coding sequence ATGAAAAAAGATATTTTTTTGAAACAGGTTGCCACTGAACTGTTTTATCAACAAGGCTGGAGATTAACCTCTGTCGCCGAAATTTGTCGGGCGGCGGGGGTGAGTCGAGTGACGTTTTATAAATATTTCCCTACCAAGCAAGATTTAGTGAAATGTATTTTTGAAGAACAAAAAAATAATATGCGGCGGGAATTTGACAGACTGTTAGCCACAGAGGCAGATTTAGCCACGGTGATCCAGCAGATTTTGACGATGCAGCAAGAATCCATGGCAACGTTGTATTCCACCGCCGTATTACATGATTTAAATCATGATCAAGATGAAACCTTACAGACTTTTTTTCGGCAAATGGCACAGGAAAAATATCACTATATGCACTATTTTTTCAGCACGTTACAACAACGCAAAAGCGTACGTGATGATTTTCCTGTGATTTTAATTGATGTGTTGATCCAAAAAATGGATGAAATGATTCACTCTTCCGTCTTACAACAACATTATGCCGGCAAAGAACAGCAGCTCTTTAAAGATGTGTTACAGCTTTTTATGCATGGCATTGCCTATCAGAAAAACGCTGCCTGA
- a CDS encoding amino acid ABC transporter permease, with protein sequence MNWQYIWNTLPRFIDATWITLQLSFWAIVLSLFIGFFCAIVTTYKVRMLNPIVKFYIELSRNTPLLIQVFFLYFGLSKVGLKLDGFTCAIIGLAFLGGSYMAEAIRGGLEAISRGQLESALSLGLTPVQAFRYVLFPQAFAIAMPAIGANCLFLMKETSVVSAIAIAELMFMAKEIIGMDYKTNEALFLLVVFYLMILLPVSLFVAYLERRTRRAKYGA encoded by the coding sequence ATGAATTGGCAATATATCTGGAACACATTACCACGTTTTATTGATGCGACTTGGATAACGTTGCAGCTTTCTTTTTGGGCGATTGTCCTTTCGTTGTTCATCGGTTTTTTCTGCGCCATTGTGACGACATATAAAGTGCGTATGCTCAATCCCATTGTGAAATTTTATATTGAACTTTCCCGCAATACACCTTTATTAATTCAGGTTTTCTTTTTGTATTTTGGCTTATCTAAAGTCGGGCTCAAACTGGATGGCTTTACTTGCGCTATCATCGGTTTGGCTTTTTTAGGCGGCAGTTATATGGCGGAAGCTATTCGAGGTGGTTTGGAAGCCATTTCTCGTGGACAGTTGGAATCCGCTTTAAGTTTAGGATTGACCCCGGTACAGGCCTTTCGTTACGTATTATTCCCTCAAGCCTTTGCTATCGCCATGCCGGCCATTGGGGCCAATTGCTTATTTTTAATGAAAGAAACTTCCGTGGTGAGTGCGATTGCCATTGCTGAGTTGATGTTTATGGCAAAGGAAATTATTGGCATGGATTACAAAACGAATGAAGCTCTATTTTTATTGGTCGTATTTTATTTAATGATTTTATTGCCGGTGTCTTTATTTGTTGCATATTTGGAACGCCGTACACGGAGAGCAAAATATGGGGCTTAA
- a CDS encoding amino acid ABC transporter permease → MGLNMLFEGSNFERLLGGLWVTAKIAFVSVFFACVLGVILGLLMTNKNRVIRALCRFYLEFVRIIPLLVLLFITYFGVAKWFNTHIDGVTVCIFVFIFWGTAEMGDLVRGALTSIEKHQVESAHALGLTSLQTFRYILLPQSLKRVTPSAINLFTRMVKTSSLAMLIGVLEVIKVGQQIIETSLFAEPSAALWIYGVIFLLYFVICYPLSLFSRYLETYWEK, encoded by the coding sequence ATGGGGCTTAATATGTTATTTGAAGGGAGCAACTTTGAGCGATTACTGGGCGGATTATGGGTGACGGCCAAAATTGCCTTTGTTTCCGTTTTTTTCGCTTGTGTTCTTGGTGTAATTCTCGGTTTATTAATGACAAACAAGAACCGGGTCATTCGCGCCCTTTGCCGCTTTTATTTGGAATTTGTCCGTATTATTCCTTTGTTGGTCCTACTTTTTATTACCTATTTTGGCGTGGCGAAATGGTTCAATACGCATATTGATGGCGTTACCGTATGTATTTTTGTCTTCATTTTTTGGGGCACGGCGGAAATGGGCGATTTGGTGCGAGGCGCATTAACTTCTATTGAAAAACATCAAGTAGAATCCGCCCATGCGTTAGGTTTAACGTCGCTACAGACTTTTCGTTATATTTTATTGCCACAAAGTTTAAAACGTGTCACACCAAGTGCGATCAACTTATTTACCCGCATGGTGAAAACCAGCTCTCTTGCCATGTTAATCGGTGTATTGGAAGTGATTAAAGTCGGGCAGCAGATTATTGAAACCTCTCTGTTTGCGGAACCTTCCGCTGCCTTGTGGATTTATGGTGTGATTTTCTTGTTATATTTTGTGATTTGCTATCCGTTATCCTTATTTTCACGTTATTTAGAAACCTATTGGGAAAAATAG